Proteins co-encoded in one Papaver somniferum cultivar HN1 chromosome 5, ASM357369v1, whole genome shotgun sequence genomic window:
- the LOC113278224 gene encoding protein LURP-one-related 15-like has translation MAASNQAKNSTVVISPQYCTPYQIDLYIAKRVKKITEGRHLGVFDINGNNIFKVITSGHFSSRLILVDAAGVPVVSLKPMKWSPHQRWKVYNGDSSDSKDLLFTVKKSHYLQFKIELDVFVSSNKDEDICDFKVKQNLSEKSCVIYQGNSDNIIAEMHKNKDVRDKVHGKDAFLVTVNQNVDCAFVIAISAVLNEVNKPSSMSRGAAGG, from the exons ATGGCAGCAAGCAATCAAGCAAAGAATTCTACCGTTGTAATCTCACCTCAATACTGCACACCATACCAAATAGATCTCTATATTGCTAAGAGAGTTAAGAAAATAACAGAAGGTAGACATTTAGGAGTCTTTGATATTAATGGCAATAACATCTTCAAAGTTATAACTAGTGGTCATTTTAGTAGTCGCcttatccttgttgatgctgccGGAGTTCCAGTTGTATCTCTAAAACCAATG AAATGGTCTCCACATCAGAGATGGAAAGTATACAATGGAGATAGCTCAGACTCGAAAGATTTGTTGTTTACCGTAAAGAAATCTCACTATCTACAATTCAAGATTGAATTGGATGTGTTTGTATCATCTAACAAAGACGAAGATATATGTGACTTTAAGGTTAAACAAAACCTTAGTGAGAAATCTTGTGTTATTTATCAAGGGAATTCAGATAACATCATTGCTGAG ATGCACAAAAACAAGGATGTCCGAGATAAAGTTCACGGGAAGGACGCATTCTTAGTCACTGTCAACCAGAATGTTGATTGTGCATTTGTTATCGCTATAAGTGCGGTTCTTAATGAGGTTAATAAGCCCAGTAGCATGAGCAGGGGCGCGGCCGGTGGCTGA